The genomic stretch TATTATCTGCAATCGGTGCCGGGAGTTGCCGAAGTCGCGTCTGTTGGCGGATTTATCAGGCAATATCAGATAAACATCGATCCAAATGCCCTTCTTTCATACAACATTCCTTTGATGAAAGTTGTCGAGAATATACGAAAGAGCAACAACGATGTCGGGGGAAGGCTTGTCGAATGGAGCGGGACAGAATATATGGTACGCGGCCGCGGCTATATAAAAACCACGCAAGATATCGAAAAGATAGTTGTAGGAACCGGCATGAACGGCGAACCTATAACAATCGGCATGGTTGCGCATGTAGCATTAGGGCCGGACTTAAGGCGCGGCATTGCAGAACTTGACGGAAAGGGCGAAGTCGCCGGCGGCATCGTCGTTATGCGCCATAAAGAAAATGCGCTTGATGTTATCAATAGGGTAAAAGCAAAGCTAAAGGAAATTGAGCCGGGGCTTCCAAAAGGTGTGAAGATCGTAACAACCTACGATAGGTCCGACCTGATCAAAGCATCAATTGACACCGTACGCGATACCCTTATCCAAGAATTAATAATTGTAAGCCTTATGCTTATTTTCTTTTTATGGCATTTGCCTTCCGCGTTAGTTCCCATAATCGGTCTTCCGGTCGCGGTGCTTATAGCTTTTATTCCGATGAGCTGGATGGGCTTGACGTCGAATATTATGTCTCTTGGAGGGATTGTGGTGGCTATCGGCGATATGGTGGACGCTTCAATTGTTTTTGTTGAAAATGTCCACAAGCGTTTGGATGATTGGTTTAAGGGATTGCGCAAAGGCACTCGCGAAAGCGTCATGATCGAAGCGATGAAAGAGGTCGGGCCTCCTATCTTCGCATCTCTCTTGGTTATGGCAGTTGCCTTCATGCCGGTATTTACTCTTGTTGCACAGGAGGGTAGATTATTTAAACCCTTGGCATTCACAAAAAACTATTCCATATTATTTGCCGCACTGCTGGCAATAACTTTGACGCCTGCATTGATCATGATCTTTGTCCGAGGGAAAATCATTTCCGAGGATGTGCATCCTGTAAGCAAATTCTTGATCAAGTTATATCGTCCGATCGCGCTCTGGTCCATAAAGCATCGAAAGTTGGTCATAGTAGGTGCGATGATCAGCATTTTAATTACGGTTCCCGTATTTATGAAAATGGGGTCCGAATTTATGCCGCCTTTATATGAGGGAAGTATCCTTTATATGCCAACAACACTACCGGGGATCTCTGTTACCGAAGCGGGAAGGCTGTTAAAGATTCAGGATAAAGTTTTAAAATCTTTTCCTGAAGTGGAAAGGGTGTTTGGAAAAGCCGGAAGAGCCGGTTCTTCAACCGATCCGGCGCCTTTTTCGATGATGGAAACAACCGTGATCCTAAAAGATAAAAAATTGTGGCGGAAAGGCATGACATCGGAAAAATTGATCGATGAAATGGACCAAAAAATGAAGATCCCGGGTGTTTCAAATGCCTGGACCATGCCTATTAAAGCCAGGATCGATATGCTGACGACGGGTGTCCGCACGCCTGTCGGAATAAAAATATTCGGGGCGGACTTAAATGAGATCGAAAAGATCGGGACTCAGATTGAGCATGTATTAAAAGATGTCCCGGGGACAAGGAACGCATTTGCCGAAAGGGTTGCCGGAGGGTATTTTGTAGACTTTGATCTTAAGAGGGAACAGCTTTCGCGATATGGATTAACTGTCGATGACGCTAACATGATAATCATGTCGGCAATCGGCGGTGAAAATATTACAACTGTTATCGCCGGCCGCGAGCGATATCCGGTAAATATCCGTTATGCAAGGGAGCTTCGGTCCGAGATCGACGACCTAAAACGAGTGCTTGTGCCGACGATGAATGGCGCGCAAATACCGATCTCCGAAATTGCCGATGTGAATATCCGTTATGGCCCGTCAATGATCCGCGACGAGAACGGGATGCTTGCGGGCTATGTTTATGTTGATATAACAGGCCGAGATATTGGAGGCTATGTAAACGATGCAAAAAAAGTGGTCCGGGAAAAATTGTCGCTTCCCGTAGGCTATTCGCTTTCATGGTCGGGCCAGTATGAGTTTATGCAAAGGATAACCGACCAGCTTAAACTATTCATACCTTTGACACTATTTATTATCTTTATTTTGTATTATTTCACGTTCGGGTCGATTACAGAAACTTTGATCGTAATGCTTTCGGTCCCGTTCGCTTTGGTAGGCGGTATTTGGTATGTGTATCTATTGGGTTACAACATGAGTATCGCGATCTGGGTAGGGCTTATAGCTCTTGCCGGGGTTGCCGCCGAAACGGGATCTATAATGATCGTTTATTTGGATGAAGCGTATAAACGAAGGAAAGCAATGGGAAAAATGAAAACACTTTCCGATATTTATGAGGCTGTAATGGAAGGAGCTGTTTCCCGTTTGCGTCCAAAACTTATGACAGTTGGGGCAAATATTTTCGGACTTATGCCTGTAATACTTGCGGCGGGTATTGGATCTGATGTCATGAAGCGTATCGCGGCGCCGCTTATCGGCGGGCTTGTTTCGTCGACGATATTGACCCTAGTAGTTCTTCCCGCGATCTATACATTATGGAAAGAAAAAGAGGTGAAGTGAAATAAAATCTTTGAAAAAGTCGGATTGCGGAATGCCGGGAATGTTACTAAGGAGGTGAAATAAAATGAAAAATTTGTCCCGCTTCTTTAATATTATTAAAATTGTTGCGGGATCCCGTAAAACGGGAATAATTGTAGTTGTTATTCTTTTGATCGTTATCGGTGGATGGTTTTTATTTAATAATAGAGCTAGCCAACCTACAACTGCGAACCTGCAGAATATTGCTCCAGGGACAACCGAGCTAGTCGCTTGTCCTGTTACCGGAGAAAAAATTGCAAAAGATAAAGCATATTCAAAAGTTGAGTATAAGGGGAAAACATATTATTTCTGCTGTGCTGGGTGCCCAGAGAAATTTATGAAGAATCCTGAGAAGTATGTGAAGTAAGTTGATGGATAGGAACCGCGAGCCGTGCCTGCCGGCAGGCAGGGTTCACTCGCAGGTTCCTATCTTTTCTTTTTTCAAACCAGAATTTTTCTTTCTCCCATTACCTTAAATGGCGATTTGTTGCCGCCATAATATACGATGATAGTCGGAGCAATAACTAGAAAATCCCTGTGTGTTTGGGAATCATTTACTCCGCCGAAATCAGTATTTTCGCCAAAAGCTATGTGAATCGTTCCTGAAGCTTTTTCATCCTGCAAGAGATTTCCGCATAATTCAAACGGGACAAGGCCGATGCCAAGCTCTCCGATTACCGATGCCATTTTATCTACGGATAATTTTTCGATCAATGCTTGCAGCCAATTATTGTGCTCCCATGGGACATTTGAAAAAAACCAATTTATCCCGACAAGCCCTGACTTGTCTTTTATGACCTTTCCATCCCGGACAACGATCCGCAACGGCGACGGAACAAGCCCAAAATCACCGATCGAGCCGTCAACAACGATCACGCCATTTGCTTTGGTCTCTTCCGGCGCGCTAAATATCTCTCCGTTGGGGATGTTCATAAATCTTCCAACATCAAACGACAGGTCGTCTACCCATTTCCTATTTTTTATTCCGATCTCAATGCTTGTGCCCATAGGAGATGATATATGCACTTTTTCAGCGCCTACAAAAGCCGCTCTAAGGGCTTGAGCTTGTCTGGATGCTTCCGTGTAATCGAAATTGACCATAAGCATGCTTTCCGTGATCCCAGGCGCGTGTCCTGTTTTTGCAATATGATCTTTCTGTAGGCTTGTGAGTACCACCCGGTACGGTGTTTCATCGGGGCGACTTTCAAATAAATTCAAGGCAACATCAAATTTTCCCGTGCGGACAAGAGCAAGTATCTCATCCCCGCCGCCGTTTGCGAATC from Candidatus Saganbacteria bacterium encodes the following:
- a CDS encoding efflux RND transporter permease subunit; protein product: MAKLIEFIIEYSAKNRLIVFILVGALALGGLFALRSVPLDALPDLSDTQVIVYSQWDRSPDIIEDQVTYPIITSLLGAPKVKAVRGFSDFGFSYVYVVFEDGTDIYWARSRTLEYLNKIIPRLPEGVKVELGPDATGVGWVFQYALVDTTGKNSLADLRSFQDWYLRYYLQSVPGVAEVASVGGFIRQYQINIDPNALLSYNIPLMKVVENIRKSNNDVGGRLVEWSGTEYMVRGRGYIKTTQDIEKIVVGTGMNGEPITIGMVAHVALGPDLRRGIAELDGKGEVAGGIVVMRHKENALDVINRVKAKLKEIEPGLPKGVKIVTTYDRSDLIKASIDTVRDTLIQELIIVSLMLIFFLWHLPSALVPIIGLPVAVLIAFIPMSWMGLTSNIMSLGGIVVAIGDMVDASIVFVENVHKRLDDWFKGLRKGTRESVMIEAMKEVGPPIFASLLVMAVAFMPVFTLVAQEGRLFKPLAFTKNYSILFAALLAITLTPALIMIFVRGKIISEDVHPVSKFLIKLYRPIALWSIKHRKLVIVGAMISILITVPVFMKMGSEFMPPLYEGSILYMPTTLPGISVTEAGRLLKIQDKVLKSFPEVERVFGKAGRAGSSTDPAPFSMMETTVILKDKKLWRKGMTSEKLIDEMDQKMKIPGVSNAWTMPIKARIDMLTTGVRTPVGIKIFGADLNEIEKIGTQIEHVLKDVPGTRNAFAERVAGGYFVDFDLKREQLSRYGLTVDDANMIIMSAIGGENITTVIAGRERYPVNIRYARELRSEIDDLKRVLVPTMNGAQIPISEIADVNIRYGPSMIRDENGMLAGYVYVDITGRDIGGYVNDAKKVVREKLSLPVGYSLSWSGQYEFMQRITDQLKLFIPLTLFIIFILYYFTFGSITETLIVMLSVPFALVGGIWYVYLLGYNMSIAIWVGLIALAGVAAETGSIMIVYLDEAYKRRKAMGKMKTLSDIYEAVMEGAVSRLRPKLMTVGANIFGLMPVILAAGIGSDVMKRIAAPLIGGLVSSTILTLVVLPAIYTLWKEKEVK
- a CDS encoding YHS domain-containing protein produces the protein MKNLSRFFNIIKIVAGSRKTGIIVVVILLIVIGGWFLFNNRASQPTTANLQNIAPGTTELVACPVTGEKIAKDKAYSKVEYKGKTYYFCCAGCPEKFMKNPEKYVK
- a CDS encoding aminopeptidase, with protein sequence MAERIGAPRLPEAPRFRLPEGIMPTLATRARGILEGTFGLQEGQRVLIVHDQGKRNIANAFANGVQILGAKVTPHELKECRFANGGGDEILALVRTGKFDVALNLFESRPDETPYRVVLTSLQKDHIAKTGHAPGITESMLMVNFDYTEASRQAQALRAAFVGAEKVHISSPMGTSIEIGIKNRKWVDDLSFDVGRFMNIPNGEIFSAPEETKANGVIVVDGSIGDFGLVPSPLRIVVRDGKVIKDKSGLVGINWFFSNVPWEHNNWLQALIEKLSVDKMASVIGELGIGLVPFELCGNLLQDEKASGTIHIAFGENTDFGGVNDSQTHRDFLVIAPTIIVYYGGNKSPFKVMGERKILV